From Halotia branconii CENA392, the proteins below share one genomic window:
- a CDS encoding DUF3172 domain-containing protein, which yields MRRKNTVRPTTSRPSALQSPVFNITTIAILAGVLILGIGIGIAFSSTTTLSPSNVASREFIDTKAPNPEICVQYGASAMVMDARLFVTLNPFNVYVAQPSMRPGCVLRQNNWALLEQRKLVTSEQVRECKNRLNTFGFTGNLDSEKPDIRCIYQNESAQNFFMSQPGAVAPPQETERF from the coding sequence ATGAGACGTAAAAATACTGTTAGACCGACTACTTCTAGACCTTCTGCTTTACAATCTCCTGTATTTAACATCACTACCATTGCAATTTTGGCAGGAGTGCTGATTTTAGGGATTGGAATTGGCATTGCTTTTAGCTCTACGACTACATTAAGTCCGTCAAACGTAGCTTCTCGTGAGTTCATTGATACTAAAGCCCCAAACCCTGAGATTTGTGTGCAGTATGGAGCTAGCGCAATGGTGATGGATGCCAGACTGTTTGTAACTCTCAACCCTTTTAATGTCTATGTCGCTCAGCCAAGTATGCGCCCTGGATGTGTTTTACGTCAAAATAACTGGGCACTATTAGAGCAACGTAAACTTGTGACATCTGAGCAAGTCAGAGAATGTAAAAATCGTCTGAATACCTTTGGTTTTACAGGTAACTTAGACAGCGAAAAACCTGATATTAGATGTATTTATCAAAACGAATCGGCTCAAAACTTTTTTATGTCTCAACCAGGAGCAGTTGCACCGCCTCAAGAAACAGAAAGATTTTAG
- a CDS encoding AMIN domain-containing protein gives MYKKPTTRQFLQLSQRLLSLSLYAAVTLEPSSSIAAPVAKLNAWRFNPKAVQLEITLSAGTTPHYFYLSQPPRLVVDLPDTQLGYVSTNENYAGAIQRIRVSQLDATVTRIVLDLAAGSFIDPNQVQLKAVSPKNPTRWVLRPVISSYNRPSIPPVNLQPLPNNLSPSQNYQQPPSSLPITPNYQQLPSTLSPVTTNQQQPLFTVPPIVPNNSSQLPGSILPPANFPNQTDSFNGTSPATSPAFPVPTIPNYPSNAPNIEVIEFGQPLPKR, from the coding sequence ATGTACAAAAAACCAACAACTAGGCAATTTTTGCAATTAAGCCAACGGCTTTTGAGCTTGAGCTTGTATGCAGCAGTCACCCTTGAACCTAGTAGCAGCATTGCCGCACCAGTAGCAAAGTTAAATGCTTGGCGCTTTAATCCAAAGGCTGTCCAACTAGAAATTACTCTCTCAGCAGGTACAACTCCCCACTACTTTTACCTTTCTCAACCGCCTCGTCTGGTTGTAGATTTACCAGACACTCAGCTCGGTTATGTCTCCACTAACGAAAATTATGCTGGAGCAATCCAAAGAATTCGTGTTTCCCAATTAGATGCGACTGTGACTCGCATTGTTCTTGATTTGGCAGCAGGAAGTTTTATCGATCCTAATCAAGTGCAACTAAAAGCTGTTTCCCCAAAAAACCCCACTCGCTGGGTGTTACGTCCTGTAATTTCTAGTTATAACCGTCCCTCCATTCCACCAGTAAACCTCCAGCCATTGCCTAATAACCTATCCCCAAGTCAAAACTACCAACAACCGCCTAGTAGCCTACCTATAACTCCCAATTACCAACAGTTACCCAGCACTCTATCCCCGGTAACGACTAATCAACAGCAGCCTTTGTTTACTGTACCCCCTATCGTTCCTAACAATTCTTCTCAACTACCCGGCTCTATTCTCCCGCCAGCGAATTTTCCCAATCAAACCGATAGTTTTAATGGCACTTCCCCGGCAACGAGTCCCGCTTTTCCTGTTCCAACTATTCCTAACTATCCATCTAACGCGCCAAATATCGAGGTGATTGAGTTTGGCCAACCCCTTCCTAAGCGCTGA
- a CDS encoding cation:proton antiporter, which yields MHTVVLVLVEVLIVIGLSRLVGLAFKSIKQPLVIGEIVAGIMLGPSLFGLIAPGIAATLFPPETIPFLNVLSQVGLIFFMFLIGLELNPKYLSGNLQAAILTSNVSIIVPFSLATVLSLLLYPLVSNANVSFTAFALFLGAAMSITAFPVLARIITENNLQGTRLGTLALTCAAVDDVTAWCLLAVAIAVARTGNFAGAIPTIIESLIYIGFMLTLGRWFLQRLAVYYRRTGRLNQLVLAGIYMAVVASALITELIGIHLIFGAFLLGAAMPKNAGLVRELAVKTEDFVLIFLLPIFFAYSGLRTQIGLLNRPQLWLLCASILGVAIAGKYIGTYVAARFSGIDKREASALGWLMNTRGLTELIVLNIGLELGVISPLLFTMLVVMALVTTFMTSPLLEWTYPKRLIQLDMVEPEVETDTVTTETEESDVIPYRILVPVANPSTQKGLLQLAVAIALNHRQAAVVNPLSLIELEEDYAFDSTPVEANRLIIQRRQQLEELIDTLEPPTTRSYVHPIIRISSNVARETAEIAKIDQPDLILVGWHRPAFSNNRLGGRVGQILSTAPVDVAVFVDRGGERLESLLVPYSANIHDDLALTLALRLLVNRDTCMLQVLQVVTENYIQDELSYELHTMLEQLPSSVRDRIEIKIIESTEPIQAVVTASENVDLTIAGTSRTWGIQRQTLGRYTDALAIQCRSSLLITRCYSQVTSHLAAVLSEVNTPESTVNN from the coding sequence ATGCACACAGTTGTTCTTGTTCTGGTTGAGGTGTTGATTGTTATTGGACTGTCACGGCTGGTAGGACTGGCGTTCAAATCAATTAAGCAACCACTGGTAATTGGTGAGATTGTCGCTGGGATTATGCTTGGCCCATCTCTATTTGGTTTAATTGCTCCTGGAATAGCAGCTACCTTGTTCCCACCAGAAACTATTCCTTTTCTCAACGTTTTATCTCAGGTGGGACTGATATTTTTCATGTTTTTGATTGGGCTAGAGCTAAATCCTAAATATCTCAGCGGCAATTTACAAGCAGCTATTCTCACTTCTAATGTCAGTATTATTGTGCCGTTTTCTTTAGCAACTGTTTTATCTTTGCTGCTATATCCTTTAGTTTCCAATGCTAATGTTTCCTTTACTGCCTTTGCGCTATTTTTGGGGGCAGCAATGTCAATTACTGCTTTTCCAGTATTGGCAAGAATTATTACTGAGAACAATTTGCAAGGAACACGTTTAGGAACATTAGCATTAACTTGTGCAGCAGTAGATGATGTTACAGCTTGGTGTTTGTTGGCAGTTGCGATCGCAGTCGCCAGGACTGGTAACTTTGCTGGAGCAATACCCACAATTATCGAAAGTTTAATTTATATTGGCTTCATGCTGACGCTGGGACGTTGGTTTCTTCAGCGTCTTGCCGTTTACTACCGCCGCACTGGACGACTTAACCAGTTAGTGCTAGCCGGGATTTATATGGCTGTGGTTGCTTCGGCATTGATTACTGAACTCATTGGTATTCACCTGATTTTTGGAGCGTTTTTATTGGGAGCTGCAATGCCCAAGAATGCAGGTTTAGTTAGGGAATTGGCGGTAAAGACTGAAGATTTTGTTTTGATATTTCTGCTGCCGATATTTTTTGCCTACAGTGGCTTGCGGACGCAAATTGGCTTATTAAACCGTCCCCAATTATGGCTATTATGTGCATCAATTTTAGGAGTGGCGATCGCAGGAAAATATATTGGTACTTATGTAGCAGCTCGTTTCAGTGGCATTGATAAAAGGGAAGCCTCTGCACTCGGTTGGCTGATGAATACTCGCGGCTTAACGGAGTTGATTGTTTTAAATATTGGTTTAGAGTTGGGAGTCATTTCCCCATTACTGTTTACCATGCTGGTAGTTATGGCATTGGTAACAACATTTATGACTTCGCCGCTACTAGAGTGGACATATCCGAAAAGGCTGATTCAGTTAGATATGGTAGAGCCGGAAGTAGAAACAGATACGGTTACTACAGAAACTGAGGAATCTGACGTTATTCCCTACCGGATTTTAGTACCAGTGGCTAATCCTAGTACCCAAAAAGGTTTATTGCAGTTAGCAGTTGCGATCGCTCTTAACCATCGACAAGCTGCTGTTGTTAATCCTCTCAGCTTAATTGAATTAGAAGAAGACTATGCCTTTGATAGTACGCCAGTTGAAGCTAATCGCTTAATTATCCAGCGTCGGCAACAGCTAGAAGAATTAATTGATACACTAGAACCGCCAACAACGCGCTCTTATGTGCATCCTATTATTCGCATATCAAGTAATGTTGCTAGAGAAACAGCAGAGATTGCCAAAATCGATCAACCCGATCTAATTCTTGTCGGATGGCATCGTCCAGCTTTTAGTAATAATCGCCTAGGTGGACGAGTTGGGCAAATTCTTAGTACTGCACCTGTGGATGTTGCAGTATTTGTAGATCGAGGCGGCGAACGGTTAGAAAGCTTGTTGGTTCCTTACTCTGCAAATATCCATGATGATCTAGCATTAACACTGGCTCTACGGCTACTGGTTAATCGTGATACCTGTATGTTGCAAGTTTTACAGGTAGTAACCGAAAATTATATCCAAGATGAATTGAGTTATGAATTACATACCATGCTGGAACAATTACCGAGTAGTGTCCGCGATCGCATTGAAATCAAAATTATTGAATCTACAGAGCCAATCCAAGCTGTAGTCACAGCCTCAGAAAATGTTGATTTGACTATTGCTGGTACTAGCCGCACCTGGGGTATCCAGCGTCAAACCTTAGGAAGATACACAGATGCATTAGCGATTCAATGTCGCTCTTCACTGCTGATTACCCGCTGTTATAGTCAAGTTACTTCTCACCTTGCAGCGGTACTTTCTGAGGTTAATACTCCAGAATCAACAGTCAATAACTGA
- a CDS encoding cation:proton antiporter yields MSNFELVLKLLLQLTVILVACRLVTIVGRRYLGQTDVVCEMIAGVMLGPSLFGLIAPQLQQWLFPNTAILLASGEKIPHPSMSILFAISQIGLIIYMFLIGLELNTDLIKQRIKSASLVSGAGILAPFTLGAIATFLLYGKTELFKEGVTPWAAALYLGASMSITAFPMLARMLYERGLAKTRFGTLALAAGSMDDATAWCLLAVVLASLKANSSIAVFAIGGGIGYVIFSIFVGRPALTIFTRMTNRDGGVTIQTLTLVLMILMLSSWFTDAMGIYAVFGAFILGTAMPRGIFAEQIRDRTEYLTTAFLLPIFFVFSGLNTQIGLVNTPALWGITFLIVAIAILGKGVACMLAAKLAGESWRESATIGALMNARGLMELIILNIGLEQGIITPILFTIMVIMAIVTTLMASPLVAVLLHGTNYEKSLI; encoded by the coding sequence ATGTCGAATTTTGAGCTAGTCCTAAAGTTATTGCTGCAACTAACTGTGATTTTAGTGGCTTGTCGGTTGGTAACTATAGTTGGGCGACGTTACCTGGGGCAAACCGATGTTGTTTGCGAAATGATTGCTGGTGTCATGTTGGGGCCATCCTTGTTTGGTTTAATTGCACCTCAGTTACAACAGTGGTTATTTCCTAACACTGCAATTTTACTGGCTTCGGGAGAAAAAATTCCTCATCCATCAATGTCAATTCTCTTTGCCATTAGTCAGATTGGGCTAATCATTTATATGTTCTTGATTGGCTTAGAATTGAATACTGATCTGATTAAGCAGCGAATCAAGAGTGCAAGTTTGGTTTCTGGGGCGGGAATACTTGCACCGTTTACTTTAGGTGCGATCGCAACTTTTTTATTATATGGCAAAACTGAATTGTTCAAAGAAGGAGTAACGCCTTGGGCAGCAGCGTTATATTTAGGCGCTTCCATGTCGATTACTGCTTTTCCTATGTTAGCTAGAATGCTGTATGAACGTGGTCTTGCCAAAACTCGCTTCGGAACTTTGGCATTAGCAGCAGGTTCGATGGATGATGCAACTGCATGGTGTTTGCTAGCTGTTGTCCTAGCTAGCCTCAAAGCTAATAGTAGCATTGCTGTCTTTGCGATTGGTGGTGGTATTGGCTATGTCATATTTTCCATATTTGTGGGACGGCCTGCACTGACTATCTTTACTCGTATGACTAATCGTGATGGTGGTGTAACCATTCAAACTTTAACTTTGGTATTAATGATCTTGATGTTGAGTTCCTGGTTTACCGATGCAATGGGCATTTATGCAGTATTCGGAGCATTTATTTTAGGTACAGCAATGCCACGAGGCATATTTGCCGAACAAATACGCGATCGCACTGAATATTTAACTACTGCGTTTTTACTACCAATATTTTTTGTCTTTTCTGGATTGAATACACAAATAGGATTAGTAAATACACCTGCTTTATGGGGAATTACATTCTTAATTGTAGCGATCGCTATTCTTGGTAAAGGTGTTGCTTGTATGCTAGCAGCTAAATTGGCAGGAGAAAGTTGGCGGGAATCAGCAACTATTGGTGCTTTGATGAATGCTCGCGGTTTAATGGAGTTAATTATCCTCAATATTGGTCTAGAACAAGGTATAATTACTCCTATTTTATTCACTATCATGGTAATTATGGCGATTGTGACTACACTCATGGCATCGCCGTTAGTCGCAGTTTTACTACATGGTACAAATTATGAAAAATCTCTCATTTGA
- a CDS encoding DUF4351 domain-containing protein: MQESIIYQDIVQKEAFKFFSRQLNSRFGEIDTSILDQIKELSTEELEALGEAFLDFSTISDLEAWLDQPIGSR; encoded by the coding sequence ATGCAAGAGTCAATAATTTATCAAGATATTGTCCAAAAGGAAGCATTTAAGTTTTTTTCCCGTCAGTTAAATAGTCGCTTTGGCGAAATAGATACATCAATACTTGATCAGATTAAAGAATTATCTACTGAAGAATTGGAAGCTTTAGGAGAAGCGTTTTTAGATTTTTCAACCATCTCTGACTTAGAAGCTTGGTTAGATCAGCCAATTGGCAGTAGATGA
- the cas2 gene encoding CRISPR-associated endonuclease Cas2, whose amino-acid sequence MAEQKNCYLICYDIRDPKRWRKAYKLLEGYGERIQYSIFRCVMNQRDREKLRWELETILAKEDCILFVRLSDRCVQDIPKYNRPGTWENTDKPFLIV is encoded by the coding sequence ATGGCAGAACAAAAAAATTGTTACCTCATTTGTTACGACATTCGCGATCCTAAACGTTGGCGCAAAGCTTATAAGTTGTTGGAGGGATATGGAGAACGGATACAATATTCAATTTTTCGCTGCGTCATGAATCAACGCGATCGCGAAAAACTACGTTGGGAGTTGGAGACGATTTTGGCAAAAGAGGATTGTATTTTGTTTGTGCGTTTGAGCGATCGCTGTGTGCAGGATATACCCAAGTACAACCGACCAGGTACATGGGAAAATACAGACAAGCCTTTTTTGATTGTCTGA
- the cas1 gene encoding CRISPR-associated endonuclease Cas1 — MFAGRRLHAELEKQEDEDWEELFLESEELGLRGRLDALRTRDGQTIPYEHKRGRAHRDENKQPQAWESDRLQILAYAYLQPRSQAAPLALDLLEIFRVPLVDITVMASVNRGQWDIKADFEIRGQQVWLSEAGRRKFVELYENRKQETWKHPVLGYSLTYRRLFELEVRLLEKEWSGEGGLFGHLILR; from the coding sequence GTGTTTGCCGGACGCAGACTTCATGCAGAACTAGAAAAACAAGAAGACGAGGATTGGGAAGAATTATTTCTCGAAAGTGAAGAATTAGGATTAAGAGGTCGGCTTGATGCCCTCCGCACTCGTGACGGGCAAACAATTCCCTACGAACACAAACGCGGCCGCGCTCATCGAGATGAGAATAAACAACCCCAAGCATGGGAAAGCGATCGCCTACAAATTCTCGCTTATGCTTACTTACAGCCGCGATCGCAAGCTGCACCCCTAGCATTAGATTTGCTGGAAATATTTCGAGTGCCTTTGGTAGATATAACTGTAATGGCTTCAGTTAATCGGGGTCAATGGGATATTAAAGCAGATTTTGAAATTCGAGGACAACAAGTTTGGTTAAGCGAAGCTGGGCGGCGTAAATTCGTTGAACTGTATGAAAATCGCAAACAAGAAACTTGGAAACATCCAGTTCTGGGTTACTCTCTTACCTATCGCCGTTTGTTTGAGCTAGAAGTGCGACTGTTAGAAAAAGAATGGTCTGGTGAGGGTGGTTTGTTTGGTCATTTAATACTGCGGTGA
- a CDS encoding Uma2 family endonuclease — protein sequence MVQSSNQRLTLEEFLALPEGDITYEFVNGEAVPKYKNDEMSPKFFHSTVQKTLLLLLDQCFHNQGRVVVEWAVKLKLQNQDWMPVPDLTYVSYHRLTADWLLDEACPVAPELVIEIISPGQTFGEIAEKATDYIKAGVSRVWVVDTKARTVTVFAPSSLPITYQSHQVITDDLLPELEITPNAIFQQAGLNP from the coding sequence ATGGTTCAGTCTTCTAATCAACGCCTAACCCTAGAAGAATTTCTCGCACTTCCCGAAGGTGATATTACATACGAGTTTGTGAACGGTGAAGCTGTACCCAAATATAAAAACGATGAAATGTCACCAAAATTTTTTCATTCTACTGTTCAAAAAACTTTACTTCTTCTTCTAGACCAATGCTTTCACAATCAAGGCCGTGTAGTAGTTGAATGGGCTGTTAAATTAAAACTCCAAAATCAAGATTGGATGCCCGTACCAGATTTGACTTATGTTTCATATCACCGTCTGACTGCTGACTGGCTATTAGATGAAGCTTGTCCTGTTGCACCGGAATTAGTGATTGAAATCATCTCCCCCGGTCAAACTTTTGGCGAAATTGCCGAAAAAGCAACTGATTATATCAAAGCTGGTGTTTCTCGTGTTTGGGTGGTTGATACGAAAGCTAGAACTGTAACTGTGTTTGCGCCATCTTCTTTACCGATTACTTATCAATCTCATCAAGTAATTACTGATGATTTACTACCAGAATTGGAAATTACCCCTAACGCAATCTTTCAACAAGCTGGGTTAAATCCCTAA
- a CDS encoding Uma2 family endonuclease, protein MTQLKTQLTLEEFFALPEGDITYELVDGEAKPKMSPKRFHSKLTLVLALLLNQWAQDLGEVGIEWAVTLKRNGRDWVSIPDLLYISYTRLNRDVVIDEACPVPPELAVEIISPDQTFTAMIEKATDYLKAGVLRVWVVDAQAKAITIFYPNTPPQTKRGNDSLADSLLEKITFTSQDIFQQAGIV, encoded by the coding sequence ATGACTCAACTCAAAACCCAACTTACCCTTGAAGAATTTTTTGCACTACCTGAAGGAGATATTACATACGAGTTGGTTGATGGAGAAGCTAAACCGAAGATGTCACCAAAACGATTTCATTCCAAATTAACCCTTGTCTTGGCTTTACTTCTCAACCAATGGGCGCAAGATTTGGGAGAAGTAGGTATTGAATGGGCTGTTACTTTAAAGCGTAATGGTAGAGATTGGGTTTCTATTCCTGACTTGCTTTACATTTCCTATACTCGTTTAAATCGAGATGTTGTAATTGATGAAGCTTGTCCAGTTCCCCCAGAACTTGCTGTAGAAATTATCTCACCCGATCAGACTTTTACAGCAATGATTGAAAAAGCTACCGACTACCTCAAAGCAGGAGTTTTACGAGTTTGGGTTGTGGATGCACAAGCTAAAGCCATCACTATTTTTTATCCCAATACACCACCACAAACAAAAAGGGGTAACGATAGTTTAGCTGATTCACTATTAGAAAAAATAACATTTACATCCCAAGATATTTTTCAACAAGCTGGAATTGTTTAA
- a CDS encoding lmo0937 family membrane protein translates to MLSILWGIVVVLVAFWALGLVLHIAGNLIHAVLLLAIALAIYNFFKARDV, encoded by the coding sequence ATGTTGAGTATACTTTGGGGTATTGTTGTTGTACTAGTGGCTTTTTGGGCTTTAGGACTAGTACTTCATATTGCCGGAAATTTAATTCATGCAGTGCTGCTTCTAGCGATCGCCCTTGCAATCTATAATTTTTTCAAAGCCCGCGATGTGTAG
- a CDS encoding Uma2 family endonuclease, which yields MIPAVILTPKKELPLLFEGLTWREFKAVEQLLDRPGYRLSFLDGVLEIRRMPGEAHETVKERLGALLELFLLVAGFDFTPTGSMTLESESGAVKREADKSYKLAPGRVRPDLAIEVVFTSGGINKLEAYKRLLIPEVWFWEDGVLEIYHLRQESNALNYERISNSEEVKGIDLDLLLRCINMVNHVDAIKTFQQALLKMVPSENQI from the coding sequence ATGATCCCAGCAGTGATTTTAACGCCAAAAAAAGAATTACCTCTGTTGTTTGAAGGACTAACCTGGAGAGAATTTAAAGCTGTTGAGCAGTTGTTAGACCGTCCGGGATATCGCCTGTCTTTTCTAGATGGAGTTTTGGAGATCCGAAGAATGCCAGGAGAAGCACACGAAACCGTTAAAGAAAGGCTTGGCGCATTGTTGGAACTTTTTTTGCTCGTGGCAGGGTTTGACTTTACTCCAACTGGCTCAATGACCTTGGAAAGTGAATCTGGTGCAGTGAAGCGAGAGGCGGATAAGTCTTATAAACTTGCTCCCGGTCGAGTGCGTCCTGACTTAGCAATTGAGGTGGTATTTACCAGTGGAGGGATCAACAAGCTGGAGGCATACAAGCGCCTATTAATTCCTGAAGTGTGGTTTTGGGAAGATGGCGTATTAGAAATTTACCACTTGCGGCAAGAGAGCAACGCACTTAATTATGAAAGGATTTCCAATAGTGAAGAGGTCAAAGGAATCGATCTGGATTTGTTGTTACGCTGCATTAATATGGTAAATCATGTTGACGCGATCAAGACTTTTCAACAGGCGCTTTTGAAGATGGTTCCATCTGAAAATCAAATTTAG
- a CDS encoding GDSL-type esterase/lipase family protein yields the protein MQTFKLPSSMQLSVTSNPRQPLKILALGDSLVYGFGDPEKGGWVEQLRRWWMLPDNAGHVLYNLGVRGDRTQQVAKRLEVEFRHRGELRNRVPDLIILSVGGNDSARLSRPNGRNYTDFAEFESEIASLLDLAQQLCPVLFVGMVPVNETKMPFLDCLYYNHADQYRYKEATKVACNKRQIPYLDTFEQWMQRGEAWRLNRLSVDGLHPNTLGYQALLEDVLDWEALANYHAKFDFQMEPSSKAPVEKS from the coding sequence ATGCAAACATTCAAGCTTCCTTCCTCAATGCAGCTGTCTGTAACATCAAACCCTCGTCAGCCTTTGAAGATCCTCGCACTGGGGGATAGCTTAGTTTACGGATTTGGCGATCCAGAAAAGGGAGGTTGGGTAGAACAGCTGCGACGCTGGTGGATGTTGCCAGATAATGCCGGTCATGTTCTTTACAATTTAGGGGTAAGGGGCGATCGCACACAGCAAGTAGCAAAAAGACTGGAAGTAGAATTTCGTCATCGAGGTGAACTGCGAAATCGCGTTCCTGACTTGATTATTCTGTCTGTAGGGGGAAATGATTCAGCACGGTTATCTCGTCCCAATGGGCGGAATTATACAGATTTTGCTGAGTTTGAATCAGAAATCGCTTCTCTATTAGATCTGGCTCAACAGCTTTGTCCTGTGTTGTTTGTAGGCATGGTTCCAGTAAATGAAACCAAAATGCCATTTCTAGATTGCTTATATTACAATCACGCCGATCAGTATCGCTATAAAGAAGCTACTAAAGTTGCTTGCAATAAACGGCAGATTCCCTATTTGGATACTTTTGAGCAATGGATGCAACGTGGCGAAGCTTGGCGACTCAACCGTCTCAGCGTAGATGGTCTGCACCCTAATACTCTGGGTTATCAAGCATTGCTAGAGGATGTACTTGATTGGGAAGCACTTGCTAACTATCATGCTAAATTTGATTTTCAGATGGAACCATCTTCAAAAGCGCCTGTTGAAAAGTCTTGA